CCATTGGACTAGCGGTGCCTGCTATGCCATTAGGCTCACCAGGAATGGAAGTTGGAAATAAATTTACCCCCTATAACGTACTGATTTTATTTAAGGATGGCAGCAGTCAAGTGTATGCCAAGGTAAATCAGTATAAGGATCAATTTTAATGAAAATAACGAAGCCGCTACGATTGATTTACGCGCTAGCCATTGGCGTTAGTTTGTCTATTACTCATGTAAAAGCGGAAACCAAACTCGCTCTGCGTGATGCGATATCGCAAGCTATTGCAAACGATCCTTGGCTATATGGTAGTAAGTTAAAACAATCAGCCTTAGAAAATACCAGTGTCGCAGCTGGCACCTTGCCTGACCCTAAAGTATCCATTGGTTTGCTAAATATGCCGGTTGATAGCTGGGACATAGGCCAAGAAGGCATGACCCAATTCAAACTTGGTGTGTCTCAAATGTTTCCTAGAGGAGACAGTCTCGCCATCAAAAGCGCGCAACTGAAAACAGAATCAACTCAGTTTCCATTATTGCGTGAAGATCGAAAAGCGAAGCTAACGAGCATAGTGTCTGGGCTATGGTTAGATGTTTACCTCGCTCAAAGTACACTTGAGTTGATAAAAAAAGATTGGACATTGTTTGAACAAATGGCGGATGTTGCCAAGGTGAGCTATGCCAACGCAGTAGGTAAAACAAAGCAGCAAGACGTTATTCGTGCTCAACTTGAAATTACCCAACTAGAAGATAGATATAGTGTTGAACAACAAAAGCTGGAGTCAGCGCGCGCAAGACTAAGTCAATGGTTACATCGATTTGATGCGGACAATTTAGCGTCAGCGTTTGATTATGATATGCAACCAAGTCAATTGCTTGTTGAAAATCACTTACCTGAAATTCAATTATTCAATCCGCAATTGTTACAAGACTCTCCACTGTCACGCAATAAATTGGCTCGAATACTAGCTAAGCACCCAGCTATTTTAGCAATCGGTGTTAAACAAAAAGCAGCAGAGCAAGGAGAGGCTTTAGCCAAACAGCAATATAAACCTCAGTGGGGCGTCAATGCCAGTTATGGCCTCAGAGATAGTGCACCAAACGGGTCGAGTAGAGCTGATTTATTTTCGGTTGGTATCACTTTCGATGTCCCCTTGTTTACTGACAATAGACAAGATAAACAAGTTGCAGCTTCAGTTGCACAGACTGAGTCAATTAAAACAGACAAGCTTCTGTTGACCAAAACGATGTTGAGTTCGCTCGAAAAAGAGTTATTGCATGTCAAACGCCTTTCTGAGCGCCAGGCTCGTTATCAACAACAAATCTTAACACAAACGCAAGATCAAGCAGAGGCAGCATTGATTGCTTATACCAATGATGACGGAGATTTTGCCGAAGTCGTTCGTGCCCGAGTTGCCCAGCTCAACGCCAATATTGCAGCCTTAAAAATTGATGTGGATGTGCAAAAAGCTTTAGCTCGCATCAATTATTTTTTCGCTAAGAGCGATGCGAGTTATCACATTGCCCATACAGCTAAACAGAGAACAGAATAATGTCAGCTAATTTAAAATTAACCGTAATCGCTTCATTGGTAGGGGCTGTGGTGGGTGCAGGTATATTATCTGCTTTGCAGCCAGCTTCTACATCAAAGACACAAACAGAATCGACAGAGAAAAAGCCACTGTATTGGGTTGCACCAATGGACAGTAACTACCGGCGCGACAAGCCAGGTAAATCGCCAATGGGCATGGATTTAATACCGGTATATGAAGAAGCATCAGGAGATGAATTTGGGCCTGGTGCGGTTAAAATTTCCCCTCATGTTGTAAATAACTTGGGGGTTCGTACTTCACAGGTTGAGTTGAAAAGCATGCATGCTGAAATTTCAACTGTGGGTTATGTCCAATACGACGAAGAGCAGCTTATTCATATTCACCCCCGCGTAGATGGCTGGGTTGAGAAACTATACGTAAAAGCCGCAGGGAACCCTGTAGAGAAAGGCCAACCGCTTTATACACTGTACTCACCGCAATTAGTTAATGCCCAAGAAGAGTTACTTATTGCGCTAAGTCGAAACAATAAATCATTGATCAGTGCCGCAAAAGCTCGCCTTAAAGCCTTACATTTATCAGGAAAATTTATTGAGCAGTTGGAAACAAGCCGCAAAGTTCAGCAGAGCATTACATTTTATTCACCCCAATCTGGTGTCGTCGACGGGCTAAAAATCCGAGAAGGTTTTTTTGTTAAGCCAGGAAACACATTGCTCAGTATTGCTAAGCTTGATCAAGTTTGGGTGGAAGCTGAAATATTTGAACGAGATGCAGCCCTAATCAAAGAAGAACAGCCTGTTTCAATGACACTTGATTACTTGCCTCGTCGAGAGTGGGATGGAGTTGTTGATTATGTATACCCAACACTAAATAACAAAACCAGAACGCTGCGTGTCAGGTTGAAGTTTGATAATCCTGACTATCAATTAAAACCCAATATGTTTGCCCAAGTCACCATTCATGCTAATCGAGCTGACAGCGCCATTTTAGTCCCTAAAGAAGCGGTGATCAGAACGGGTAAACAAGACCGTGTCGTGCTGGCTTTAGGTGATGGGCAGTTTAAGTCTATCGAAGTCGATATTGGTCGGGTCGATCACGACAATATTGAGATTTTACAAGGATTAAACGAAGACGATGTTGTAGTTACCTCCGCGCAATTTCTGATTGATTCTGAGTCAAGCAAAACCTCAGACTTTAAGCGTATGACACACGATGGAGTACCAAATTCGGTATGGATGGAAGGTGAAGTCAATAGTGTTATGGCAGATCACGGAATGGTCAATATTACTCATGGCCCAGTGCAGGCGTGGGACTGGCCACAAATGACCATGGATTTCAATTTAAGTAGCGGCGTCGATGCCAATGCTTTACAAGCAGGACAAACTCTACATTTTGAAGTGAGTAAGACCGAAGACGATGGCTACGAAATTACCGGCATTCATATTATGTCTGAACCTGACGCTGGCAATGACGAGGCTCCGACAGCAACAGTCAACGGCACAATCAACTCCATTGATGGATCCACTCGCACCTTAAATATTAGCCGAGAAGCAATAGAGAAATGGGACAGACCAGCAGCAACCTTGGACTATGTATTGGCTGACAATATAGATATTTCTGGCTTCAAAGCTGGGCACGAGATCAGGTTTACGTTTGAAGTTCGAGATGACCTAATTATCACAGAAATTGCGTTACCGGCACCTGACACTCGTTCAAGTGAACAAAGCAATATTAACAGCGACCATTCGCATCACTAATAGGACATTTGATTATGATTGAATCAATTATTAGATGGTCGGTAGGCAATCGTTTCTTTGTGGTGTTAATTACCCTGATTGTTGCATTTGGTGGACTGTACTCATTAAAAAATACGCCGGTTGACGCCATCCCTGATCTGTCGGATGTACAAGTCATTATAAAAACCAGTTACCCAGGTCAAGCGCCACAAGTGGTACAAGACCAAGTGACCTTTCCGCTAACAACTGCCATGTTATCGGTTCCAGGGGCGCAAACAGTGCGCGGCTATTCGTTTTTTGGTGACTCTTACGTGTACATCATTTTTGATGATGACACCGATTTATATTGGGCACGCAGCAGAGTGCTGGAATACTTAAGCCAAGTAGCGTCTAGTTTACCCGATAGTGCCAAGCCACAGTTAGGGCCAGACGCCACGGGTGTCGGCTGGGTTTATATTTACGCCTTAACAGATAAATCCGGCAATCATGATATTAGTCAATTACGCAGTATTCAGGATTGGTTCTTAAAGTACGAATTGCAAACGGTTGATGGGGTATCAGAAGTTGCCGCTGTTGGGGGCATGGTTAAGCAGTATCAGGTACAGGTCGACCCTGATAAGTTACGCGCTTATGGTGTACCCCTTAGTCATATTCAAATGGCGCTAAAACGTGGTAACCAAGAAACAGGCGCTTCTGTTGTCGAGATGGCTGAAGCTGAATATATGGTAACTGCTACCGGTTATATCCAATCAGTAAGTGATATTGAGAAGATCCCACTGGGGATCAATCAACAAGGTACACCTCTGACTATCGGTGATATCGCCGACGTTAATTTAGGTCCGCAGATGCGTCGTGGCGTTGCCGAACTCAATGGTGAAGGTGAAGTCGTTGGTGGTGTGGTTGTTATGCGTTTTGGCGAAAATGCGCAAAAAACCATTGAGGGCGTAAAAGCCAAACTTGAGTCGTTGAAAGCGTCTTTACCCGCTGGTGTAGAAGTTGTTCCTGTTTATGACCGTTCTACATTAATAGAGCGAGCTGTTGATAACTTATGGAGCAAATTATTAGAAGAACTAGCGGTTGTTGCTTTGGTTTGTGTCGCGTTTTTGTTTCACTTGCGCTCATCTATCGTTGCGGTGATCACACTGCCATTAGGTATTCTAGTGTCTTTCATCATCATGCACCTGCAAGGGATTAATGCCAATATCATGTCATTAGGCGGTATCGCTATTGCGATAGGAGCCATGACAGATGGTGCAATAGTTATGATTGAAAACATGCACAAGCATATGGAAGCACTGAGTAAAAAGGGCATCCCACTAACCGACGATAACCGTTGGCAGATAGTGGCAAAGTCGGCATCAGAAGTGGGGCCTGCATTATTTTTTAGTCTTCTGATCATAACTGTTTCGTTTCTTCCCGTGTTTATTTTAGAAGCCCAAGAAGGTCGAATGTTTGCACCTTTAGCATTCACCAAAACCTACGCTATGGCAGCTTCTGCTGGTTTAGCCATTACCCTAGTCCCTGTGTTGATGGGGTACTTTATTCGCGGCAAAGTTGTGTCTGAAAAGAAAAACCCGCTTAATCGAGTGCTGATCGCATTGTATATGCCGGTACTTCGGCAGGTGATGAGGTTTCCTAAATTGACCATAGTGGCAGCACTGGCGATTACCATAGTCGGTTTTTATCCGTTGGACAAAATAGGCAGCGAGTTTATTCCACCATTGGATGAAGGCGACTTAATGTACATGCCTACTACATATCCAGGTATATCAATTGGTAAAGCTAGAGAGTTATTGCAGCAAACCGATAAATTGATCCGCACTGTGCCTGAAGTTGAAAATGTATTTGGTAAAGTGGGTCGAGCAGAAACCGCCACG
This genomic window from Saccharobesus litoralis contains:
- a CDS encoding TolC family protein, which produces MKITKPLRLIYALAIGVSLSITHVKAETKLALRDAISQAIANDPWLYGSKLKQSALENTSVAAGTLPDPKVSIGLLNMPVDSWDIGQEGMTQFKLGVSQMFPRGDSLAIKSAQLKTESTQFPLLREDRKAKLTSIVSGLWLDVYLAQSTLELIKKDWTLFEQMADVAKVSYANAVGKTKQQDVIRAQLEITQLEDRYSVEQQKLESARARLSQWLHRFDADNLASAFDYDMQPSQLLVENHLPEIQLFNPQLLQDSPLSRNKLARILAKHPAILAIGVKQKAAEQGEALAKQQYKPQWGVNASYGLRDSAPNGSSRADLFSVGITFDVPLFTDNRQDKQVAASVAQTESIKTDKLLLTKTMLSSLEKELLHVKRLSERQARYQQQILTQTQDQAEAALIAYTNDDGDFAEVVRARVAQLNANIAALKIDVDVQKALARINYFFAKSDASYHIAHTAKQRTE
- a CDS encoding efflux RND transporter periplasmic adaptor subunit produces the protein MSANLKLTVIASLVGAVVGAGILSALQPASTSKTQTESTEKKPLYWVAPMDSNYRRDKPGKSPMGMDLIPVYEEASGDEFGPGAVKISPHVVNNLGVRTSQVELKSMHAEISTVGYVQYDEEQLIHIHPRVDGWVEKLYVKAAGNPVEKGQPLYTLYSPQLVNAQEELLIALSRNNKSLISAAKARLKALHLSGKFIEQLETSRKVQQSITFYSPQSGVVDGLKIREGFFVKPGNTLLSIAKLDQVWVEAEIFERDAALIKEEQPVSMTLDYLPRREWDGVVDYVYPTLNNKTRTLRVRLKFDNPDYQLKPNMFAQVTIHANRADSAILVPKEAVIRTGKQDRVVLALGDGQFKSIEVDIGRVDHDNIEILQGLNEDDVVVTSAQFLIDSESSKTSDFKRMTHDGVPNSVWMEGEVNSVMADHGMVNITHGPVQAWDWPQMTMDFNLSSGVDANALQAGQTLHFEVSKTEDDGYEITGIHIMSEPDAGNDEAPTATVNGTINSIDGSTRTLNISREAIEKWDRPAATLDYVLADNIDISGFKAGHEIRFTFEVRDDLIITEIALPAPDTRSSEQSNINSDHSHH
- a CDS encoding efflux RND transporter permease subunit, which translates into the protein MIESIIRWSVGNRFFVVLITLIVAFGGLYSLKNTPVDAIPDLSDVQVIIKTSYPGQAPQVVQDQVTFPLTTAMLSVPGAQTVRGYSFFGDSYVYIIFDDDTDLYWARSRVLEYLSQVASSLPDSAKPQLGPDATGVGWVYIYALTDKSGNHDISQLRSIQDWFLKYELQTVDGVSEVAAVGGMVKQYQVQVDPDKLRAYGVPLSHIQMALKRGNQETGASVVEMAEAEYMVTATGYIQSVSDIEKIPLGINQQGTPLTIGDIADVNLGPQMRRGVAELNGEGEVVGGVVVMRFGENAQKTIEGVKAKLESLKASLPAGVEVVPVYDRSTLIERAVDNLWSKLLEELAVVALVCVAFLFHLRSSIVAVITLPLGILVSFIIMHLQGINANIMSLGGIAIAIGAMTDGAIVMIENMHKHMEALSKKGIPLTDDNRWQIVAKSASEVGPALFFSLLIITVSFLPVFILEAQEGRMFAPLAFTKTYAMAASAGLAITLVPVLMGYFIRGKVVSEKKNPLNRVLIALYMPVLRQVMRFPKLTIVAALAITIVGFYPLDKIGSEFIPPLDEGDLMYMPTTYPGISIGKARELLQQTDKLIRTVPEVENVFGKVGRAETATDPAPLTMIETFIQLKPQSQWREGVTTDSLKAEFDNLVKFPGLTNAWVMPIKTRIDMLATGIKTPVGIKVAGPDLDVIQEIGQQIEQILPQVNGTASVYSERVAGGRYIKVDISREKASRFGLNIADVQQVVSTAIGGMNVTQTVEGQERYPVNLRYPQDYRDSPEQLARLPVVTPSGQRIALGDVAHVYIENGPPGIKSENARINGWTYVDIDGVDVGSYVNDAKAKLEKELTLPAGYSLTWAGQYEYMERAKEKLAYVLPLTLAIIVILLYLNFRALSEVAIIIVTLPMAMIGGLWLMYLEGFNFSVAVGVGFIALAGVAVEIGVIMLVYLNQALNELKEKASENTRPISTAEYQEALLHGAGLRVRPVMMTVATIIIGLLPILYGSGTGSEVMSRIAAPMVGGMSSAVILTLIVLPAIYSLVKRAEINRFNRSLKT